Genomic segment of Xanthomonas sp. DAR 35659:
GCCTGGGCGAACTCAGCGCGCAGTTGAGCGAAGGCGACTCGCCCGTGGTCGCGCTGGAAGCCGAACACCAGGCGGCGCTCAGCGAACGCGTGCGCACCGACCGCGTGCTCGGCGAGGCGCGCACGCTGCTGGACGGCATCGACCACGAACTGCGCGCGCTGGAGCAGACCCGCCAGCAACGCGACGAACAGGCGCTGGCGCAGCGCGAGCGCATCGCCCAGCGCCGCCTCGACCAGCAGGCGCTGGTGCTCAGCGCCGAGCAACTGTCGGCGGCGGTGGTCAAGGCCGGCTTCGTGCTCGAGGACGTCATCAACGGCCTGCCCGAGCAGGCCGATCCGGCCGAATGGGAACAGGCGGTGCAGCAGATCGACGCGCGCATGCGCCGGCTGGAGCCTGTCAACCTGGCGGCGATCAGCGAGTACGGCGAGGCCGCGCAGCGCGCCGAGTACCTGGAAGCGCAGGACGTGGACCTCAACACCGCGCTGGAGACCCTGGAGGACGCCATCCGCAAGATCGACCGCGAGACCCGCGGCCGCTTCAAGGACACCTTCGACCGGGTCAATTCCGGCGTGCAGGCGCTGTATCCGCGCCTGTTCGGCGGCGGCCACGCCTACCTGGAACTGACCGGCGAGGACCTGCTCGACACCGGCGTGGCGATCATGGCGCGGCCGCCGGGCAAGCGCGTGTCCAGCATCTCGCTGCTGTCCGGCGGCGAGAAGGCGATGACCGCGGTGGCGCTGGTGTTCGCGATCTTCCAGCTCAACCCGGCGCCGTTCTGCCTGCTCGACGAGGTCGACGCGCCGCTGGACGAGGCCAACGTCGGCCGCCTGGCGGCGATGGTGCGGGAAATGAGCGAGAAGGTGCAGTTCCTGTTCGTCAGCCACAACAAGGCGACGATGGAAGCGGCGCATCAGCTCAGCGGCGTCACCATGCGCGAGCCCGGCGTCAGCCGCCTGGTCAGCGTGGACCTCGAGGAAGCTGCGCGTTTGGCGGGCGCGGCCTGACGTGACATGCTAGATCAGTTGCATTTCCCCTACGCACCCCTGCCGGAGTAACCCCCGAATGTCCGACATGGCAATGCTGCGCATCGGCATCCTCGCCGCCGGTCTGCTGTTGATCGCGGCGATCTTCCTGTTCGGCCGCCCGAAGAAACCCACCCAGGGCCGGCGCGTGGACGCGGCCGATCCCGCCGCCGCGCCGCGTCGCGAACCCTCGCTCGGCGACGCCGCGCTGCCGGCCGACGGCGACAGCGGCGTTGCCGCCGAACAGGATGGCGCCCTGGGCCAACCCGAGCTGGGCCTGCCCGCCGCCGAATCGGCCACGGCCGACCTCGGCAAGCGGCCGAGCCAGGATTTCGACAAGATCGTCTCGCTGTACGTCGCCGCGCGCGCCGGACAGGTGCTGCGCGGCGAGGACATCGTCGTCGCCGCGGAAAAGACCGGCCTGGTGTTCGGCCACATGAACGTGTTCCACCGCCTGGTCGAGGGCCATCCCGAGCGCGGCCCGATCTTCAGCATGGCCAGCATCATGAAGCCGGGTAGCTTCGACATGGCGCACATCCGCGAGATGGAGACCCCGGCGATCGCGTTCTTCCTGACCCTGCCGGCGCCACTGACCGCGCTCGACGCCTGGGAGAAGATGCTGCCGACCGTGCAGCGCATGGGCGAACTGCTCGACGGCGTGGTCCTGGACGACAGCCGCAACGCCCTGGGCCGCCAGCGCATCGCGCACATCCGCGACGACCTGCGTGCCTACGACCGCCAGCATCAGGCGCCGCCGTTGACGAAGTCCCCACGCTGGTAGCGTGGGGACGGGAATGGGGAGTCGGGAATGGGGAATCGTAAAAGCGGCTCCCCGGCGCTGATCGTCCGCCGCGCTTTTCCCTTCTCCCTGCGGGAGAAGGTGCCCCGCAGGGGCGGATGAGGGTACGACAGCCGCGGACGCAAGAAGCCTCCGCTTGGCTTGCCAATCTCCACTCCTAGGCGCGCTGAAGCCGGGACAGAGAATCTGCGTGCCTACGACCGGCAGCATCAGGCGCCGCCGTTTACGAAGTCCCCACGCTGGTAGCGTGGGGCCGGGAATGGGGAGTCGGGAATGGGGAATCGTAAAAGCGGCTCCCCGGCGCTGATCGTCCGCCGCGCTTTTCCCTTCTCCCTGCGGGAGAAGGTGCCCCGCAGGGGCGGATGAGGGTACGACAGCCGCGGACGCAGGAAGCCTCCGCTTGGCTTGCCAATCTCCACTCCCAGGCGCGCTGAAGCCGGGACAGAGAATCGGAAAACCGGAAAGTGGGAAGCCGAAGGAAGGCTGGCCAGCGTGACCCGCACGGAACCCGCCTTCACGATTCCCCATTCTCCATTCCCAATTCCCAGCTACTTACGCGCCTTCAAAAACGCCTCACGAAACCGCAGCATCTCCGCCTCGGTGCCGACCGTGACGCGGACCAGCTTGGGCCAGATCGGCCAGTTGCGGCCGACCATCACGCCCTGCTTGGCCATCGACGCGGCGAAGGCCTTGCCGTCGCGCTTGACGTCGACCATGAAGCAGTTGGACTGCGAGGGCAGGCACTTGTAGCCCTTGCTCTGCAGCCAGGCGATGGTGTCGTTGCGCACGCGGGCGTTCTCGGCGCGGCGCGTCGGCACCAGTTGCACGTCGCGCAGGCTGGCGATGCCGGCGGCGACCGCGGTCACCGCCACCGGGTTCTCGCCGAACGCCGCCAGCTTGGTCAGCAATCCCGGCGAGGCCACCGCCAGGCCCAGGCGCAGGCCGGCCATGCCGTACAGTTTGGAGAAGGTGCGCAGCACCAGCAGGTCCTGGCGCTGGCCGATCAGGTCGATCACCGAGGGTTGCTCGCTGTAGTGGATGTAGGCCTCGTCCACCAGCAGCACGCTGGAGGCGGGCTTGTTGGCCAGCAACCACTCGATGTCGGCGCGCGCGGTGATCGAGCCGGTCGGGTTGTTGGGGTTGCACAGGTAGATCAACCCCGCGTTCGGATCGGCGCTGGCCATGGCCTTGACGTCGTGCCCGCCGTCGGCGCGCAGCGGCACCCGCCGCACCGGTGCGCCGTTGGCGGCGGCGACATCGGCGACCGCCTCGAAGGTCGGGTCGGCCACCACCACGCCGGCGCGTGCCGAGGTGAAGGCGCGCGCGGCGCGGTTGAGCGGATCGCTGGAGCCGGGATAGACCGCGATGTGGTTGCTGGGCAACTGATGCTCGCCGGCGAACAGCGCGATCAGGTCGTTGGGCAGCTCGAACAGGTAGCGGCCGGCGCGCGGCAGGATCGCCTGGGCGGCGTCCAGCGCGGCCGGGGACGGGCCCAGCGGGCATTCGTTGAAGTTCAGATAGACCGGGCCGGCCGCCGGCGCCACCCCGGGCGTC
This window contains:
- the zipA gene encoding cell division protein ZipA translates to MSDMAMLRIGILAAGLLLIAAIFLFGRPKKPTQGRRVDAADPAAAPRREPSLGDAALPADGDSGVAAEQDGALGQPELGLPAAESATADLGKRPSQDFDKIVSLYVAARAGQVLRGEDIVVAAEKTGLVFGHMNVFHRLVEGHPERGPIFSMASIMKPGSFDMAHIREMETPAIAFFLTLPAPLTALDAWEKMLPTVQRMGELLDGVVLDDSRNALGRQRIAHIRDDLRAYDRQHQAPPLTKSPRW
- a CDS encoding pyridoxal phosphate-dependent aminotransferase, which codes for MSLPVSRRSFLSLATSGLAVGALGLAPGAEAAKRKAAAAATPGVAPAAGPVYLNFNECPLGPSPAALDAAQAILPRAGRYLFELPNDLIALFAGEHQLPSNHIAVYPGSSDPLNRAARAFTSARAGVVVADPTFEAVADVAAANGAPVRRVPLRADGGHDVKAMASADPNAGLIYLCNPNNPTGSITARADIEWLLANKPASSVLLVDEAYIHYSEQPSVIDLIGQRQDLLVLRTFSKLYGMAGLRLGLAVASPGLLTKLAAFGENPVAVTAVAAGIASLRDVQLVPTRRAENARVRNDTIAWLQSKGYKCLPSQSNCFMVDVKRDGKAFAASMAKQGVMVGRNWPIWPKLVRVTVGTEAEMLRFREAFLKARK